The window GGGCTACACTTCGCCTGACCCGCGACGTCCGCCCGACGGCCGTCTTCCTGTGTGGTCTGAGCTGGGGCTTGGCAGCCATTACCCGACCCAATTTTCTGGTTTGTTTCCCGGTCGTGCTGGCGGCCATCTGGTTCGTTCAGTACCGACAGCTATCCGCGACTTCCCGGCGGCTCCCAACCCTCGCTCTTTCCTTTCTTGTTTGGTTCGTCGCGGCTTTCGTTCCGATTCTTCCAGTCACGGCGGCCAACGCGATCAAAGGCGGCGAGTTTGTTCTGATTGCCACACAGGGCGGGGTGAACTTCTGGATCGGCAATAATCCCGAGTCCACGGGCATCCTGTCGGTATTGCCCGGTTATGGCAATACGTGGACGATGGAAGACGCGGAATTCGAGGCCGAGCACGAAGCGGGACGAATGCTGCGTCCGGGCGAGCTGTCAAGTTTCTATTTTACTAAGGGTTGGAAGTTCCTCTCGGCTCACCCGGGTTTATCTATTCGGTTTATGATACGGAAATCGCTCCTGTTTTTCAACAGGTTCGAGATTTCCAACAACAAGCATATTCTCTATTTTGCGGCCAAATCGCCGTGGCTGCCTCCGCTGCTTTGGCTGAACATGGGCATTCTGGTTCCGCTGGCCGCGCTCGGGATTTGGGTCGGTCGGCGGACTTTTTCGGTTCAGCTTCTCGCCGGGCTGATCCTCTTGTTCATGATCAGCGTGATTTTATTCTTCGTGACGGCCCGATTCCGAATGCCGGTCGTTCCGTGGCTGTCGCTCGTGGCGGCAAGCGGCCTGTGGTGGGCGTGGCAGCGGATCGCCGTTCGGGCACGAGCGCGGGAATTCCTGCCATTGCTGCTCCTCGTTCCCGGAATTGCGCTCGCTCACATGAATCTCTGGAACCTGACCGAAGCTCCCCTCGGTTGGGCGCGCTACATGGAAGGAAACGCCTACCTGCAACTCGACCGGCTTGATTCGGCACGGGCGGCGTTTCTCGACGCCTATCACGACGGACAAGCCTTATCGCGGACGCAGCTCAATTTAGGGGTGATCGCCTATCGTCAGGGCAATTACTCCGAAGCCCGCCGTTGGTACGAAGGCGCGCTCGACGCCGATCCGACGAGCGTCAATGCGTGGAACAATCTGGGAACAACGGCGGAAACCGAAGGCGACAGCACCCGCGCCATCGAGTGCTATGAGCGAGCCTTATCCATTCGACCGACGGCTCCCGATCCCCGGCACAACCTCGCGGGAATTCATTTTCGCCTGGGCGTGGCGGCGCTGCGCGCAGGCTCAGACTCGACGGCGATCCGTCATCTAACGCGTTGTCTTTCGCTTCTACCTACGGCCATTACACACTACGATCTGGCCATCGCCCTCGGCCGCACAGGAGAGCCGGAGCGGGCGCTGGCTCATCTCGATTCGGCGCTGGCGCTGGATCCACTGCTCGCTCCCGCCCGCCAGCTCAGGGAACAGCTTCGCGGGCAGTAAGAAGTTCAAGCAGGCGGCGGGCGGATTCCAGATCGGGATTGAGTTCGAGAGCCGTTTGCGCTTCGGTTCGCGCTTCTTCAAATCGTCCCAAGTCGGCCAGAATTACCGCCAGATTGTGATGGACCGTGGCCGAGTCCGGCAGAATTTCCACCGCCTCGCGCTGAAATCGGAGCGCGTCCTCCCATCGTCTCTCCACCAGCCATTCCCCGGCCGCCGTTTCCAGAACTACCGCCCACTTTTTGTCTTCGCGATGGAGATTCAGCTCGTAGACGTGCCACCACGTGGAATAGAGCGACTTCGCCTGCACAAAGGTAACGCGATCGGCGGTGACGGGATTTTTTTCGGGAAACGTCTTTTCGAAAAGCTGATCGCGGAATCCCGCATGCAGCCAGACCCGCTCCAGTCCGGCGAAGCGCATTTCACAGAGCAGCCGCCGCAGTTCGCGGGGCGTGGCGGCCGTGAAGAACTCGCGTCCCTGCCACAGCGGGGCATAGTCCACGCACTGTGACATGGTCGGGCAAATCACCGGTGTACCCATGGGGGAACGGCACAGCGCAACGCGGTCGGCCGTCTCGCGCGCGCGGGCATAGACGACGGCCGCCGAGCCGACCGTCTGCAGCAGCGTAGCCGACAGCAAGACCGCAAAGGCAAAACCGCGCGCCCGGCCGGAGCGATGCAGATCTATCAGCAGGATCGGCACGATGAAAAGCAGGATGCGCGGGCCCCAATGCACGCCCGCCCAGACCGGAGTAATCAGAATCGCCGCGGTTGTGAGAGCGACAGCCAGCAAAAGAGCCGGTCGTTTCGCATAGGGCGGACGCAACAACAGGAGTACCCAGGGAAGACAGACGACCAATGAGTTTGCCTGCAGGAGCCACAAGGGAGGTACGGGCGACGACCACAACCGAAACTGATACAGCCCAACTCCCACCCCCATCGCCAATACGCCAAGACTCCCGAACGTCTTGGCTTTCGTCTTCTCGACCCAGAACAGAATGATCGTGCCGACTGCAAAAAGACCGAGCAATAGAAGCGAAATCCACGCGTCGGGATCGCCACCGAGGAGCAGCGAATACACGGCAGCGGCCCGGTCCTGCAGCCACGTCCCCGCCGTCGGAGCGGTCTCACCGGCGGCAAGATTCAGTGAAAACTGGGTAAGGGCGTTCGTGCCGCCAGTTGCGCGATAGATAAAAACAAGTGCGGCCATTCCGCTGACGATTCCCGTGACCAGCCAGACCGCACCGGCGAAACGGCGGAAAAGCAGCAGGTACACCAGCAGCGCCGCCAGCAGAATTAGTGTTTCGGGTCGAAGCGCCGCCGCTCCGGCGAGAAGTGCACCGGCTATTGTAAAGGCAACCACCGGCGTTCGACCGGAATCCATCAACACGAGATATATCGCCGGCCACAGCAGCAGCCAACTGAGAGCATGTTCCCACGGGATCAGGCCGTAGAACGTGAGCGGCAGGAGCAGGAACGCGAAGCGCAGGCCCGAGCTCTCGAACGCAATCCAAACCAGTATGGCGATCAGCGCGGGCAGAATTCGCCACCAGACTCCTCCCCACCGTCCCACCGCTTTGAACAGCGCCCGCGTCCAGGGTGAGAAGCCGAGCGCCAACGCTCCCGTTTCGCGAGCGGCGAAGGGCGGACGAAGCGGCAGGCTCTCTTCGGCGTGAGCCAGACGCCAGCGAACGGGCCCATCGAGGATTCGCTCCGCCCAGATTCCCGTTCCCTCGGTGGCGGCAATCCGTTTCACTCCATCGTCAATCGTCCATCCGCCCGCGAACGGAAGTTCCAGAGCGACGACGATCAACGCGGCCGCCCATAGAGCGCCGCACCATAGCGACAGTTTGCCCGGAGAATTCATAGCTGGAAGTATTCACGACAAGAGGGCTGCGGAATTCTCGCAGCCCTCTGCTGTTCGCATTTTCGATCCGTCCGTCAGCGTTCGAAGGAACCGGGACGCCACGGTTCCGACCGGGAGAAATCGGCATCAATGCGGCCCGGCTCGTTGAAGAACAACAGGGCGCGGGCGATCACAAAGGACATCGGCTTGGCTTCGAGGACCGGACCGTAGGGAACTTGCACCGACACGATTTCGTCGTTCTTCATAAACGAGAACGGGAAGGTAACCAACGCCGAGCGATAGCGTGACACACCGGTGAAGAACACCCGTCCATTGATGATCTCGACGAGGCCCTGGATCTTGACGAATACCGTACCCACGGGTTGATCGTTGCTGGGGGCGATGGGAATGTAGCGATAGTCCACTTCCAGCACGTCCGCCGTGGTCCACGCTCCGGCACTGGCGGGAGTGGAGACGACGATCCGCCAGCTGAAGGTGGCCGGATCACGATCCACGTACATGAATTCACCGGTCACGTTCCGCGTGACGTTGAAGACGCGCGACACTTCCAGAATCCGGGTATGCGTAGCCAGCGGAGCCAGATAGGCAATGGACGCCGTAGAGGTTATCACCTCGCAGTCGGCGTTGGTTACGTCATAGGGCAGGTTGGCCGTGCAGGAGCGGTAGTTGAAGATCGTCTCGGAATAGTCGAATCCCGCGCCACCGCTGGTACGACCAAAGTAGTCCACCTCAGGTAGACACCAGTAGTGCTGATTGCGGAAGTTGAGGTTGTAAACGAATTGCGAGTCAATCACCATGGGAGCCAACAGCGTCGAGGTTGTCGCAGCCTCGTTGAAATCGGCTTCCGCCGCAATCACACCCACCTTGGGATAGATCGTCGTGAGGTTGTGATAGGTACGCAGATAGTACCCGGCCGGATTGCCTCCGTCAATATTTCCGGGATTGGCCAGACCGAACGTCTTGTAGAACAATCCGCGTCCCGATATCATCACCTGCCCGCCCGAATTCATGTATTCCTGAAGGACATGAAGGCGGTCATAGATGACGGACGGCTCGCTGCACGGATTCCGCGGCGGATTGTCGTTGATGATCCAGATCCACTTGAAGTAGCGGATTCGATCATAGGGAACTCCGCCCGGTTCACAGATGACCTTGTCCTCATGCCACTGAACCTGATCGGGAGTGAACTCGAACGGCTTCGGTATTGCGGTTGGATACCATGCTTGCCGAAGCTGTTCGCCAAGGGCAAAGCCTTCGGGCAGCGCGGACTCGTAGAAATCACGAATGATCTGATCGTCGGTCAGTCCGAACGAATAGTCGGTCGAGGTGGGCGTCTTGTTCCAGTCAACCAGGAGGAGCTGTTTGCCGAGCAGCGAATCGTTCCACAGCGGCCTGACGGCCGAAAACGTGGCCACGGCCGGAGTATCGCACTTGGTAAAGCCGTCATCGAAGACTTCCACCTTCAGGCGATAGCTGCCATCGAGTTCGAAATTCCAGTTGGAATCGAAGAAGCGGCGGGCATTGGTGACGTTGGCACTGGTGAAGGTGACTTGGGTATGGCTGGTGGTGTCGCTCCAGCCGATGCGATAGCCGACGATCCGGTTCTCGTCGTCGCGCATCGGATAGGGCATGGTATCCCCGGTGGTCTCGTTGACCAGTAGATAGCTGAAACGAAGCGGGATGATGTTGAGGGCCCGGCTGTCGGGATCGCGCCCCTGCCACAGGAAGCCGATTCCCGGATAGGTCAGAGTCAGCGTGTCTCCCCACAGCAGCGTATCGGACACGCTGTAATTGATCAGGAATCCCCGTTCGGTTTCGAGCTCGGTATCGCGCGCCCATTTGATGCGCGGAGCGAAGGGAGCCTGATTGGTGCGCGAAAAGAGCTTACCCTTGACCAGCGAGACTCCCCCCAGATTGTCAAAACAGCGGATCATAAAAACGGTTCGCGTCAACGAATCCGCCTCGTTGCGCTTCAGATAGATGGTGTCTTCGGTGCTCTCGGTGGGCGCTTCCCACGGAATCGCAGGATGGTCGTCACAGTATCTTGTCAGCGCCATCGCATTGCCGTCAATCCACGCGGCATAGGCGTCGAACGCCGCCTGCGTGGTGTCTCCGCGGTAACGATACTGATATTGCACGATCTGTCCGTCAGGATCATGTCCCGTCCAGTGGACCACGGGAGCGTAGTTGAACGTATCGCCGGCGGTGGGCACGTTGACGAAAATGACCTCGGGAATCTGGTTCTCGGTGAAGTCGCCGTCCATGAGGTCGCACCCCCAGTAGGAGATAACCAGGAATATCCCGAGCAGAAGGACGATTACAGCTTTGGTTCGTTGTTGCATTGTGATCTCCGGAAGCGAGCCGAGCGAGTGTGTCTTCCCGCGGCCCGGCAGGTCGTTCGCGTCTCCGTGTCGGTTCAGAACAGCAGTCGGTCGAACTTGTACCCGATCGAGAATCGGTGGATGTTCTCGAGGTAGGCGATGCCGGTGAATGCGTAGTCAATGGTGAGTCCCACTTGCGGGAGCTTGACGCCGGCGCCTACGGTAGCGCCGTTCTG is drawn from bacterium and contains these coding sequences:
- a CDS encoding tetratricopeptide repeat protein, whose protein sequence is MSENNTNQSKVHGWAEWPGWPYVLVGLAVILRLAHIYNSRTNPTFWAPAVDPAWYDEAAFNILRGQWGPFPLFRAPLYPALLAGMYGIFGHDLAAARILNVAVQGAAIWALWRVGRSYFAPAVGILAAALLAINGTAIYFAGEILSTSTELLAAVLGLWATLRLTRDVRPTAVFLCGLSWGLAAITRPNFLVCFPVVLAAIWFVQYRQLSATSRRLPTLALSFLVWFVAAFVPILPVTAANAIKGGEFVLIATQGGVNFWIGNNPESTGILSVLPGYGNTWTMEDAEFEAEHEAGRMLRPGELSSFYFTKGWKFLSAHPGLSIRFMIRKSLLFFNRFEISNNKHILYFAAKSPWLPPLLWLNMGILVPLAALGIWVGRRTFSVQLLAGLILLFMISVILFFVTARFRMPVVPWLSLVAASGLWWAWQRIAVRARAREFLPLLLLVPGIALAHMNLWNLTEAPLGWARYMEGNAYLQLDRLDSARAAFLDAYHDGQALSRTQLNLGVIAYRQGNYSEARRWYEGALDADPTSVNAWNNLGTTAETEGDSTRAIECYERALSIRPTAPDPRHNLAGIHFRLGVAALRAGSDSTAIRHLTRCLSLLPTAITHYDLAIALGRTGEPERALAHLDSALALDPLLAPARQLREQLRGQ
- a CDS encoding tetratricopeptide repeat protein — translated: MNSPGKLSLWCGALWAAALIVVALELPFAGGWTIDDGVKRIAATEGTGIWAERILDGPVRWRLAHAEESLPLRPPFAARETGALALGFSPWTRALFKAVGRWGGVWWRILPALIAILVWIAFESSGLRFAFLLLPLTFYGLIPWEHALSWLLLWPAIYLVLMDSGRTPVVAFTIAGALLAGAAALRPETLILLAALLVYLLLFRRFAGAVWLVTGIVSGMAALVFIYRATGGTNALTQFSLNLAAGETAPTAGTWLQDRAAAVYSLLLGGDPDAWISLLLLGLFAVGTIILFWVEKTKAKTFGSLGVLAMGVGVGLYQFRLWSSPVPPLWLLQANSLVVCLPWVLLLLRPPYAKRPALLLAVALTTAAILITPVWAGVHWGPRILLFIVPILLIDLHRSGRARGFAFAVLLSATLLQTVGSAAVVYARARETADRVALCRSPMGTPVICPTMSQCVDYAPLWQGREFFTAATPRELRRLLCEMRFAGLERVWLHAGFRDQLFEKTFPEKNPVTADRVTFVQAKSLYSTWWHVYELNLHREDKKWAVVLETAAGEWLVERRWEDALRFQREAVEILPDSATVHHNLAVILADLGRFEEARTEAQTALELNPDLESARRLLELLTAREAVP